A stretch of DNA from Caretta caretta isolate rCarCar2 chromosome 24, rCarCar1.hap1, whole genome shotgun sequence:
AGCCTGCCAGGCTGAGGGGGGTGGGTATGTGGGGCTTTGGAGGTTGGGGTGTTGAGGCTATTTGGGGGATCTGGGAATTTGAATTTCTAAAGGATCCCCTCacagctggctgggctggtgctgtATGCCATGGGGGGTTCAGGGGGCTGGGCCAGACTTGGGAGTCCCAGGGCACTCGTACCCCTTCCCCTAACCCCCTACCCCATAGATGTGTGGCCTGAGTTCTGGGGGGGGGTTGCatgggggtggagtttggggtcCTGGggctcatcccccccccccaccctgccccagacaTGCAGTGTAGGGGATGGGTTGGGGGCTGAAGTTCAGGGTCTGAGGGCTCACCCCAAACCCTGTCCCCAGATGTGCGGCATCGCGCTCTATGCGGAGACTGTCTGGGTCACAGCCGACCAATACAAGGTTTACCCCATCCTGGGTGTGTCGGGCAAGGATGACGTCTACGCCGGTGCCTGGATCGCCATCTTCTGCGGCTTCGCCTTCTTCTGTCTTGGCGTCTTCGGCATTGTGGCCCTGGCCAGGGGCAGCCGCCTGCAGCTCATGCTGGTGACTGGGGCGGGGCCATGTTGGGAGGGAGGGCTGtatgggggtgctgtggggcaggtgctgggggagggaaatCTGTATGGGGGGCattgtggggcaggaggtggctgCTTGGGGGGCACTGGAGAGTAGGAGGATTGTGCCATGGGGCAAACGGCTGATTGGGGGGCGGGTGCAGGGCAGCCACATGGTATTACTGACTGGGGGGAAGACCTAAGGGGGAGTTCGAGAGAGGAgtgtcctgggggcagggaggggtgaaaTCAGTGAGGCAGCCTGGGCCATGGGGGGGGCCCTCAGGGGTTCATGCCCCCCACAGCAGTGTCTCACcagctctcttctcttctcccccagtaCCTGGTACTGATGCTGATAGTCTACATCTTCGAATGTGCCTCTTGCATCACCTCCTACACCCACCGTGACTTCGTGAGTGTGGCATCTGGACACCGGGGTTCCCTCCCTGGGAGGGAGGGTCTAGTGTGTAGAGCTGGGGGACTGGGGACCAGGACATCTGGGATGTATCCcagctctgggggcggggggagactgggagtcaggataccTAGGCtggcggggcaggctgggggatgggCCCATGAGGGcctcagcctggccctgcccccatgggtccctcctgcccctccaggTGGTCTCCAATCACAGGATGGTCACCAAGCAGATGCTGACATTCTACGCGGCCCCTACAGCCCAGGGCCGGGAGCTGACCCGCATGTGGGACCGGATCATGATGGAGGTGGGTCTAGCCTGCCCTGTGATGCGGCCCCCCCCCGCTGGCTGCTGGTAGTGCAGTGggcccaaggcaggctccctgtggctcccagaagcagcagcatgtccccatcCAGCTCCTATGTGTAAGGGCAGCCAGGGCTCCACGCAGGGTTGGCTCTCAGCACCAGCTAAGCACGCTGAAGGGGTGGCACTCTGGCTGCAGCACCTCTCCATTGTTTCCCGCCGCGACTCTTCTGACTCAGGGCTCGCTGTCGGCGGCGATTCAGCGGCAGCTTCCTCCAATGTTCCAGTTCTCTCCTCCAGCAGCGTATTCGGCAGGGGTGGAgtttttttgctgcttggggtggcaaaattgtaGAGCTGGTCctgggctccacatgctgccccctccccaagccccggctcggcaactcccattggccaggaaccatgatcaatgggagctgtggggctggtgcctgcagatgggggaagcacccagagctgcctggccgtgcctctgcgaaggagccagagtggggacctgctgctgcttccaggagccgcctgaggtaagcgttgcctggagcctgcaccctgatgccctcctgcaccccagccctgatccctcaccccctcccgcaccccaaccccctacctcagCCTCCCTCCCATACTCAAACCTGTTGGCTCCACCCCCAATccagagacccctcctgcacccaaaactcctcatccctggaacctgcacccccagctggagccctcagtctatcctgcacctcagccccctgagccagcccagtgaaaatgagtgaggatgGGGGGCCTTGGGTGGGGGAGTGAGTTGGGGTGTTCAGTTCTGTgggagtagaaagttggcaaccctagctgggaggccagcaagggggtggggtttgggggggttgTTCACCCCAGGGATGAAAGCCTTGGCTAGGAGGGCTAGATTAaccctttcttgttcctttgcagcagatggaggaggaggcctgatcctgggcggggtgggggctgtgctCAGCTTTATGCCCCCTATATTCATGGTGGGCTCTGGGGCTCAGGactgtgtggtggggtggaggggagcctggcagagaaggggcggggggggaccaGGCACGTTGGGTAGGAGGCAGGGGGGGACCAGGCACGTTGGGTAGGAGGGGCTTTGGGAAGGGGGCAGCGCTAACAGGTGTCAtctgttctccccacccccacacagcaaCAGTGCTGTGGCGCGACAGGCCCCCTGGACTGGGTGAACCATACGTCCACCTTCCGCTCCTTCTACCCCGAGGGGCTGGCGCCCTGGCCCTTCCTCTGCTGCAAGCGCGACGCCAACTTTGTCATCCTCAGCCCAGAGGGCTGCCGTGTGGGGCATGTGGATTATATCAACACCAAGGTAAGGggtgctgcccagccctgccccctcagctctgccagcaccctgggctcccccaccatctctgccagtaccccacactcccaacccacagccccctgctgttcCTTGGCACCCAACTACTTAGCTCTGCCTTAGTCCTGGTTTCCagtccctcctccagcccccactccctacCCAGACGTCCATCTGTGCGGGACTCAGCGTCTGTCTCCCTAGGGCTGCTTTGAGCACATTGAAAACGCCATTAACAGCTACACCTGGGGCATCTCCTGGTTTGGAT
This window harbors:
- the UPK1A gene encoding uroplakin-1a, which produces MMEKGNPFIVGLLILGNIIILMCGIALYAETVWVTADQYKVYPILGVSGKDDVYAGAWIAIFCGFAFFCLGVFGIVALARGSRLQLMLYLVLMLIVYIFECASCITSYTHRDFVVSNHRMVTKQMLTFYAAPTAQGRELTRMWDRIMMEQQCCGATGPLDWVNHTSTFRSFYPEGLAPWPFLCCKRDANFVILSPEGCRVGHVDYINTKGCFEHIENAINSYTWGISWFGFAILMFTCPVMLLAMYHYTTL